The DNA region AGCGGCTCGAAGTTCCCCAGGTCGACGAACGAGAGCCCGAACGCGACGAAGACGAGCAGGATGAGTATCTTCACGAGCGTGATGACCGTCTCTGCGCTGCCACTGGCCTCGGTCGAGACGGCGTTGAGCGTCACGAACGCGGCGACGGCCGCCAGCGCGTAGACGACCGGCGGGCCGGGGAGGCCGATGCCGTAGAGGTGGAAGAACTCGACGAAGTTCGAGGCGAACCCGAGCGCGTACAGCGCCCCGGCGATCATGTACGTGAACCAGCGCGTCCAGCCCATGACGAACGAGACCGGCGCGGAGAACACCTCGCGGACGTAGGCGTACCCGCCGCCGTTCCGGGGGATGGCCGCCGCGAGTTCGGCGTACGAGAGCGCGGTGAACGTCGTGACGCCACCGTTGAGCGCGAAGACGACGAGCGCGGCAGGCCCGGCGCCTCGCGCCGCGAGTCCCGTCAGGACGAAGATGCCCGCGCCGATCATCGCGCCGATGCCGACCATCGTGGCGTCGAGCAGCGTGAGGCTGGCGGCCGGCGACCGGTCGCCCGCGTGGCTCATGCCGGTCGCTCCCCGTGGGCGCCGCGATAGCTGTCAGCCAGGGCCATAGGAATCGGTTCGACGAGCAGGGTAATATAAACAGGGCGTCAGTTCCGCCCCGAGGGCGACCACAGGGGGCCAGGACCGTGGTCAGGGTCGGCCTCGCGGCCGATGCGGCGAAAAATCCTAAGAGGGGGCAGTCACCATACCACTGGCAGACATGTCAGCCGAGCAATCGCACGAGGCTGTGGGGGGAACGGAATCGGACGCCCGTGAGGGTATCAGGGGGACTGTGGTCGGGATGGCCGAGCAGGCCAACCCGGCGTTCGCGGTCGGGGTGGTGGTCGTCCCGCTGCTGGCGCTGGCCTACGCGGTCGAGGTGGCGCCGCTCCAGCACCACATCTACGTCCACGTGATGGCGGGCGTGATGTGGACCGGCACCGACCTGTTCTTCGGGCTGGTCCTCGGGCCGGTCATCGGCGGGCTCTCGGAGTCGGAGAAGGCCAACGTCTTCGAGCGACTGACGCCGAAGACAGGTTTCCTGTTGCCCGTCCTCGCCCTGACGACCATCTTCGGAGGCATCACGCTGGCCATCCGGGAGGGGTGGTTCCCGCACTCGAACGCGTGGTTGGCCGTCTTCACCGCGGTCAACCTCGTCCCCGCGGTGGCACTCATCGGCTGGAACTTCGACGCGCTGGGTGACTGGCGCTGGCAAGGCTGGCAGGCCGTCGTCACCGTCGGGAGTCTCGCCTGGGTCGCGACCTCCTACCAGAACCTCGGGACGATTCCCGTGCCCATCGCACTCGCGCTCGCCGTCGTCACCATCCTCTCCGTCCAGGGCTTCGGCCTGCTACTGCCCGGCGAGGTCCGCATCTACACCGAGATGCGGTCGGCGAACCCCGACCACGAGGTCGTGAGCCGCATCGGGATGCGAAACGCCAGACTCTCCGGGCTGCAGGGCTTCTTCCAGCTCTGTCTCATCGCCGTCATGGTGTGGCTCAGCGCCGGCAGTTTCCCGCTCCCGTTCTGAGCCGGGGACGGGCTGGCGGTCGCCGCAGCCACCCGGCGACTCACCGGTTCGGCTCGCCGAAGCGCGTCAGCACGTCGAGTTCGGACTCGTCCACGTCGTCGAACGCCTCGCGGGCGATGACGCGTCTGTGGACCTCGTCGGCCCCGTCGATGATGCGGAAGGCGCGGACGTCCTCGTAGAAGTCCGCGAGGGGCAGGTCCTTCCCGATGCCGTTGCCGCCGCAGAACTGGACGCAGGTGTCGATGATGTCCTGGACGGTGTTCGCGGTGAACACCTTCGCCATCGCGACGGGGATGCGCGCCTCCTCACCCGCGGCGATGCGGTCGGCCGCGTCGCGTATCATCGTCCTCGCGGCGTGGAGCTGTATCTCGGCGTCGGCGATCTCGTACCGGATGGCCTGCTTCTCCGCGAGAGGTGAGCCGAACGCCTCGCGCTCGCTGGTGTAGGCGGTGGTCACGTCGAGGGCGCGCTGGGCCATCCCGGAGAAGCGCATGCAGTGGGTGAGGCGGGCGGGACCGAGGCGCTGCTGGGCGTGCTTGAAGCCCGCGTTCTCGGTGCCGAGGAGGTTCTCCTCGGGGACCCGCACGTCCTCGTACAGTATCTCGGCGTGGCTCCCGCCGGTGACGTTCCCGCCGACGTGGGGGATGTCACGGACGATCTCGACGCCCTCGGTGTCGGCCGGGACGAGGAACAGCGAGGTGCCCCGGTAGGGGTGGGCGTCGGGGTCGGTCCGGGCCATGACGATGAGCAGGTCGGCCTCCGAGCCCTGCGTCGTCCACCACTTGTGGCCATTGATGACCCACTCGTCGCCATCTTTCTCGGCCGTCGTGCGGATCATCTTGGGGTCGGAGCCGCCGCCGTCGTGGGGTTCCGTCATCGAGAACGCCGACCGGATGTCGCCGGCCACGAGGGGGCGCAGCCACTCCTCCTTCTGGGCCTCGGTGCCGACCAGTTCGAGCGTGTGCATGTTGCCCTCGTCGGGGGCTGCGATGCGCATCGCGCTCGGGCCGAGCAGGCTGCGGCCCGCCTCTTCGAAGAGGGGCAACACGTCGCGGAAGTCGAGGCCGAGGCCACCGTACTCCTCGGGCATCTGCGGGGCGTAGACGTCGTGCTCGCGAGCCTTCGCGCGCAGGTCCGCGATGGTCGCCTCGTCCACCGGCTCGCCGCCCAGATGCTCGCGTTCGACCGGAACGACGTACTCCTCGACGAACGCCCGTGCCCGGGCCGCGAGGTCTCGTGCGGTCTCGGAATCGGTGTACTCCATGGCACCGGCAACACACTCGAGGTGTGTAAATCTTTAACATGCGGAAAGTTGCAAAGGTAGGTAGGAATGGAGGTAAACCTGTGACCGACCCACACACAGACGAGTCCTACTTCGACCGACTCGTCGACGAGGACGCCCTGGAGTCGTACCTGCGCCGGGAACTCGGTGACGCCGAATCCTTCGCCGTCGAACACCACCAGGAGGGCCACTCGAACGAGACGCTGTTCGTCACCTGGGGCGACCGCGAGCTCGTCATCCGGCGGCCGCCACCGGGCGAGACCGCCGACACCGCCCACGACGTGTTGCGGGAGTACCGCGTCATGGCGGCCCTGCAGGACACCGACGTGCCGGTTCCCGGGACCGTCCGCGCCTGCGACGACCACGACGTCCTCGGCGCGGACTTCTACGTGATGGACCGGGTCGAGGGGCACGTGCTGCGCGAGCGCGAGCCCGAGGTGTTCGCCGCGCCCGAGCACCGCCGGCGCATCGGCGAGGAACTCGTCGACACGCTCGCGAGCATCCACGCGGTCGACCCCGAAGCGGTCGGCCTCGGCGAGTTCGGTCGGGCGCCCGGGTACACCCAGCGACAGGTCGACCGCTGGCAGAAGCAACTCGGCTGGGCGTTCCAGGTCACGGCCGAGGAGCGCGAGGTCCCGACCCTCCACCGCGTCGGCGAGTGGCTCCAGGACAACGTCCCCGAGGACCACCCCGAGACGCTGGTCCACGGCGACTACAAGCTCGACAACGTCATGTTCGCGCCCGAGGCTCCGCCGGAGCTGGTGGCCGTCTTCGACTGGGAGATGAGCACCCTCGGCGACCCGCTGGCCGACTTCGGCTGGATGCTGTCGTACTGGCGCGACGCGAAGGACCCCGAGCCCGCGGTTCCCGAACTGACGGCGACGTTCATGCAGGACGAGGACTACCCGACCCGGCGGGAGCTGGTCGACCGCTACGAGGCCCAGACCGGGTTCACGTTCGAACGCGACCGGTTCTACCGGGCACTGGCGGTGTACAAGCTCGCCGGGCTCGGCGAGATGTTCTTCCGGCGCTACCTCGAGGGGAACAGCGACGACCCGATGTATCCCCTGATGGAGGACCGCGTGCCGGCGCTGGCCGACCGGGCCGAGCGCATCATCGAGGGCGACGAGCCGCTCTGAGCACGGTCGGTGCTCACCACTGGAGCCCCGTTTCGACCCGTCGAACCCCCAGATTTTCGCTGATACGCTAGATTATATCGCCTCCACCTGTAGCTAGAGCCATGGAGAGTGGGCACTACCTCGACCAGTTGCTCGACTGCTCGTCGTCGTTGCTGACGCTCGTGGACGACGACGGCGTGGTGTCGTTCGCCAGCGGGTCGAGCCAGCGCGTCCTGGGGTACGACTCGGGGACCCTCGTCGGGGACCACCTCTCGGAGTACGTCCACCCGGACGACCAGCCGCTGTTCCGGCGGATGCTGGCCGACGGGAGCGTCATGCCGGTCGACACAGTCGAGTTCCGGGTGCGCGATGCCGGCGGGGCCTGGCGCTGGTTCGAGGCGACGGCGACCGTGCTGGCCGAGGACGCGACCGAGTCGGTGGTCGTCGACCTGCGGGACGTCACCGCCCGCAAACGGGCCGAACGACAGCTCGAGACGATATTCGAGAACACGACGGACGCGGTGTACGTCAAGTCCCTCGACGGCCGGTACGAGTGGATGAACGAGGCCGGTGCCGCGTTGTTCGGCCGTGACCCGACTGAGGTCGTCGGCAAGACCGACGACGACATCTTCGACGCCGGGAGTGCCGGGAAGATAGCGACCATCGACCGCCACATCGTCGAGACGGGGACGACGGACAGACGGGAGACGGTCAGGCACATCGATGGCAGGCGCCTGGTCTTCGTCGACGAGAAGTTCCCACAGTTCAACGAGGACGGGGAGGTCTCGCGGATCATCGGTATCAGCAGGGACGTGACCGAGCGCAAGCAGCGCGAGCACGAACTCGAACGGGTCAAAGAGGAGTACCAGACCGTCTTCGAGAACTCACAGGACGCACTCTTTCTCCTCTCCGTCGACGGCGACGAGGTCCGGTTCTCGCGGTTCAACCCGACCGAGGAGTTCGTGACGGGGCTCTCATCGGAACAAGTCCACGGCAAGACGCCGGTCGAGGCGTTCGGCGAGGAACTCGGCGGCCAGATGGAGGTGAACTACCGACGGTGCCTGGAGCGACGGGCACCCATCTCCTACGAGGAGGAACTCGACCTCCCGGGCGGGTTCCGGACGTGGCACACCAAGCTCGCCCCGGTCGTCATCGACGGGGAGGTGACACAGATCGTCGGCTCGGCCTCCGACATCAGCGAAGAACGCGAGCACAGGGAACAGCTGGAGGCACTCCACGGCGCGACCCGGCGCCTCATCGACGCCGAGTCGCGCGAGGGGCTGGCCGAGGTCGTCGTCGACGCCGCCGAACAGTTGCTCGGGTACCCGTGGTCGTCGGTGTGGTACGTCTGTGACGCCGGCACCGACCTCGTCCTGTCGGCCGACTCCGGCCACTTCGTCCGTGGTGACGGCGCAGAACACGAGCATCCGGGCGGTGGCTGGCTGTGGGAACTGTTCGAGGGTGGCGAGACCGAGACGGTCGACGACGTGCCGGTGGACGCCTTCCCGGCGAACGTGCCACTGGGCAGTGCCATCGTCGCCCCGTTCGGGGCAGACGGCCTCGTTGTGTGTGCGACCGAGGAGTCCCGGGTGTTCGACGCGACCGACGTGGCGCTCGTCCAGATACTCGCCCAGAACGTCGAGACGGCACTCGCCGGCCTCGACCGCCAACGGGAACTCGAACGACAGAACGAGCGCCTCGACGAGTTCGCGGGCGTCATCAGTCACGACCTCCGGAACCCGCTGAGCGTCGCGAGCATCCGGCTCGAACTCGCCCGCGAGGAGACCGACAGCGAGCACCTCGACAGGCTCGATGGCGCACTCGACCGGATGGAAGAGCTCATCGAAGACGTGCTGACGCTGGCGCGGCAGGGTCGCGTCATCGACGAACCGAAGGCCACCGACATCAGCGCGATCTGTTACAACGCCTGGGAGAACGTCGAGACGGGCCACGCCGAGTTGACCGTGGAGACGAACGGGACGAACCCGTTCGTGCGGGCGGACCCCTCACGGGTCACGGAACTGTTCGAGAACCTGTTCCGGAACTGTATCGAACACGGCGGCGACGGCGTCTCGGTCCGGGTCGACCAGTTCGACGGCGGGTTCGCCGTCGAGGACGACGGCCCGGGTATCTCGCGGTCGGCGCGAGAGCACGTGTTCGAGTCCGGGTACACCTCCTCGGCGACCGGGACCGGGTTCGGCCTGGCCATCGTGGAGGCCATCGCCGAGGCACACGGCTGGGAGTGCTCGGTGACGGCGGGCGAGGACGGCGGCGCCCGGTTCGAGTTCTCGGGCGTCGAGTCGGTCAGGCAACCGTAGTCGCCCTTCGGATGCCAAGGCGAGACGTAT from Haloarchaeobius amylolyticus includes:
- a CDS encoding sensor histidine kinase, translating into MESGHYLDQLLDCSSSLLTLVDDDGVVSFASGSSQRVLGYDSGTLVGDHLSEYVHPDDQPLFRRMLADGSVMPVDTVEFRVRDAGGAWRWFEATATVLAEDATESVVVDLRDVTARKRAERQLETIFENTTDAVYVKSLDGRYEWMNEAGAALFGRDPTEVVGKTDDDIFDAGSAGKIATIDRHIVETGTTDRRETVRHIDGRRLVFVDEKFPQFNEDGEVSRIIGISRDVTERKQREHELERVKEEYQTVFENSQDALFLLSVDGDEVRFSRFNPTEEFVTGLSSEQVHGKTPVEAFGEELGGQMEVNYRRCLERRAPISYEEELDLPGGFRTWHTKLAPVVIDGEVTQIVGSASDISEEREHREQLEALHGATRRLIDAESREGLAEVVVDAAEQLLGYPWSSVWYVCDAGTDLVLSADSGHFVRGDGAEHEHPGGGWLWELFEGGETETVDDVPVDAFPANVPLGSAIVAPFGADGLVVCATEESRVFDATDVALVQILAQNVETALAGLDRQRELERQNERLDEFAGVISHDLRNPLSVASIRLELAREETDSEHLDRLDGALDRMEELIEDVLTLARQGRVIDEPKATDISAICYNAWENVETGHAELTVETNGTNPFVRADPSRVTELFENLFRNCIEHGGDGVSVRVDQFDGGFAVEDDGPGISRSAREHVFESGYTSSATGTGFGLAIVEAIAEAHGWECSVTAGEDGGARFEFSGVESVRQP
- a CDS encoding phosphotransferase family protein, producing the protein MTDPHTDESYFDRLVDEDALESYLRRELGDAESFAVEHHQEGHSNETLFVTWGDRELVIRRPPPGETADTAHDVLREYRVMAALQDTDVPVPGTVRACDDHDVLGADFYVMDRVEGHVLREREPEVFAAPEHRRRIGEELVDTLASIHAVDPEAVGLGEFGRAPGYTQRQVDRWQKQLGWAFQVTAEEREVPTLHRVGEWLQDNVPEDHPETLVHGDYKLDNVMFAPEAPPELVAVFDWEMSTLGDPLADFGWMLSYWRDAKDPEPAVPELTATFMQDEDYPTRRELVDRYEAQTGFTFERDRFYRALAVYKLAGLGEMFFRRYLEGNSDDPMYPLMEDRVPALADRAERIIEGDEPL
- a CDS encoding acyl-CoA dehydrogenase family protein, which translates into the protein MEYTDSETARDLAARARAFVEEYVVPVEREHLGGEPVDEATIADLRAKAREHDVYAPQMPEEYGGLGLDFRDVLPLFEEAGRSLLGPSAMRIAAPDEGNMHTLELVGTEAQKEEWLRPLVAGDIRSAFSMTEPHDGGGSDPKMIRTTAEKDGDEWVINGHKWWTTQGSEADLLIVMARTDPDAHPYRGTSLFLVPADTEGVEIVRDIPHVGGNVTGGSHAEILYEDVRVPEENLLGTENAGFKHAQQRLGPARLTHCMRFSGMAQRALDVTTAYTSEREAFGSPLAEKQAIRYEIADAEIQLHAARTMIRDAADRIAAGEEARIPVAMAKVFTANTVQDIIDTCVQFCGGNGIGKDLPLADFYEDVRAFRIIDGADEVHRRVIAREAFDDVDESELDVLTRFGEPNR